From one Myxococcus xanthus genomic stretch:
- the ftsY gene encoding signal recognition particle-docking protein FtsY: MKTPNALDALTAQVPPAPSPAPTPGGGSTQPGTGTPPSDSFPAGDVVGIGAAALFVLLMVLAARKLFFRKRPEEKKPPTVPPAAEKPALPAEQPRLRVELPPSEAEAARLRDAEAAHDRAEALARQRTEAAQAARTATDAAERARLEAEARTLKEREEEEKRAEYRAKKAADDEARERRKREQVEAQRLMEEERAREAAAAEEARRAEEAAARAKVEAEAGRTLAQGLDKTRNQGFMARLNGLFGQQRQVDESVLAELEEILFTADIGVRTANHLVEVAREKLKRNELKDPERIKGLIRDEVARICDLPVPRSLEGGGPPHVIMVVGVNGAGKTTTIGKLASKLTSEGKKVVLAAGDTFRAAATEQLDVWAERAQAQLVKGAEGGDPSAVIFEAVKKAKEEGADVIIADTAGRLHTKAPLMEELKKVKRVMDKALPGAPHEVLLVLDSTNGQNAIQQAKQFHEAVGVSAIALTKLDGTAKGGVVIGICDELKLPVVWVGVGEKVADLRRFEPREFVRALFD; the protein is encoded by the coding sequence ATGAAGACGCCCAACGCCCTCGACGCCCTGACCGCTCAGGTGCCGCCCGCCCCCTCTCCCGCTCCTACCCCGGGCGGGGGTTCCACACAGCCGGGCACCGGCACGCCCCCCTCGGACAGCTTCCCCGCGGGCGACGTCGTGGGCATTGGCGCCGCCGCCCTCTTCGTCCTGCTGATGGTGCTGGCCGCCCGGAAGCTGTTCTTCCGCAAGCGCCCCGAGGAGAAGAAGCCCCCCACCGTCCCCCCCGCAGCCGAAAAGCCCGCCCTCCCCGCCGAGCAGCCTCGCCTGCGCGTGGAGTTGCCCCCCTCCGAAGCGGAGGCCGCCCGACTCCGCGACGCCGAGGCCGCCCACGACCGCGCCGAGGCCCTGGCCCGCCAGCGCACCGAGGCCGCCCAGGCCGCCCGCACCGCCACGGACGCCGCCGAGCGCGCCCGGCTGGAGGCGGAGGCCCGCACCCTCAAGGAGCGCGAGGAGGAGGAGAAGCGCGCCGAGTACCGCGCCAAGAAGGCCGCGGACGACGAGGCCCGGGAGCGCCGCAAGCGCGAGCAAGTCGAAGCCCAGCGGCTGATGGAGGAGGAGCGCGCCCGCGAGGCCGCCGCCGCCGAGGAAGCCCGCCGCGCCGAGGAAGCCGCCGCGCGCGCCAAGGTGGAGGCCGAAGCCGGCCGCACCCTGGCCCAGGGCCTGGACAAGACCCGGAACCAGGGCTTCATGGCCCGGCTCAACGGCCTGTTCGGCCAGCAGCGACAGGTGGACGAGTCCGTCCTGGCGGAGCTGGAGGAAATCCTCTTCACCGCCGACATCGGCGTGCGCACCGCCAACCACCTGGTGGAGGTGGCTCGCGAGAAGCTCAAGCGCAACGAGCTGAAGGACCCCGAGCGCATCAAGGGCCTCATCCGCGACGAGGTCGCCCGCATCTGTGACTTGCCCGTGCCGCGCTCCCTGGAAGGCGGCGGCCCGCCGCACGTCATCATGGTGGTGGGCGTCAACGGCGCAGGGAAGACGACGACCATCGGCAAGCTGGCCTCGAAGCTCACCAGCGAGGGCAAGAAGGTGGTGCTGGCCGCCGGTGACACCTTCCGCGCCGCCGCCACCGAGCAGCTCGACGTGTGGGCCGAGCGCGCCCAGGCCCAGTTGGTGAAGGGCGCCGAGGGCGGAGACCCCAGCGCCGTCATCTTCGAGGCCGTCAAGAAGGCGAAGGAGGAAGGCGCGGACGTCATCATCGCGGACACCGCCGGCCGGCTCCACACCAAGGCTCCGCTGATGGAGGAGCTGAAGAAGGTGAAGCGCGTCATGGACAAGGCCCTGCCCGGCGCGCCGCACGAGGTGCTGCTGGTGCTGGACTCCACCAACGGCCAGAACGCGATTCAGCAGGCCAAGCAGTTCCACGAGGCCGTGGGCGTCAGCGCCATCGCCCTGACGAAGCTGGACGGCACCGCGAAGGGTGGCGTCGTCATCGGCATCTGCGACGAGCTGAAGCTCCCCGTCGTCTGGGTGGGCGTGGGCGAGAAGGTGGCCGACCTGCGCCGCTTCGAGCCGCGCGAGTTCGTCCGCGCCCTCTTCGACTGA
- a CDS encoding RNA polymerase sigma factor yields MTASTETQRAIQAVWRIESARLIAGLARMVRDVGRAEELAQDALVTALEKWPETGVPDNPGAWLMTTAKRRAIDELRRGKLLERKHEELGHELESLQGTAAPDLDAALDDVVGDDLLRLMFVSCHPVLSKETRVALTLRLLGGLTTEEIARAFLVPVPTVAQRIVRAKRTLAEAHVPFDVPDSEELAARLSTVLEVIYLVFNEGYAATAGDDWMRPALCEDALRLGRILAGLAPKEPEVHGLVALMEIQSSRSRARVGPKGEPVLLLEQNRGLWDQLLIRRGLAALERAEALGGAQGPYALQAALAACHARARTAEATDWARIAALYDTLAQVVPSPVVELNRAVAHSMAFGPAAGLALVGALTSEPSLQGYHLLPSVRGDLLAKLGRLDEARAEFEQAAALTANARERALLLERAAACARGSGRS; encoded by the coding sequence GTGACGGCATCCACCGAGACACAACGGGCCATTCAGGCGGTCTGGAGAATCGAGTCGGCGCGCCTCATCGCGGGTCTCGCGCGGATGGTGCGCGACGTGGGCCGCGCGGAGGAACTCGCACAGGACGCGCTCGTCACCGCGCTCGAAAAATGGCCGGAGACGGGCGTCCCGGACAACCCGGGCGCGTGGCTCATGACCACCGCCAAGCGCCGCGCCATCGACGAACTGCGCAGGGGCAAGCTCCTCGAGCGCAAGCACGAGGAACTCGGTCACGAACTGGAGTCGCTGCAAGGCACGGCCGCGCCAGACCTGGACGCCGCGCTCGACGACGTCGTGGGCGATGACCTGTTGCGATTGATGTTCGTCTCCTGCCACCCGGTACTCTCCAAGGAGACACGGGTGGCGCTCACGCTCCGGCTGCTCGGAGGCCTGACGACCGAGGAGATTGCCCGCGCCTTCCTCGTCCCCGTCCCCACCGTGGCCCAGCGCATCGTGCGGGCCAAGCGCACGCTCGCGGAGGCACACGTCCCTTTCGACGTCCCCGATAGCGAGGAACTGGCCGCCCGCTTGTCGACCGTTCTCGAGGTCATCTACCTCGTCTTCAATGAAGGCTACGCGGCGACGGCCGGCGATGACTGGATGCGCCCCGCGCTCTGCGAGGATGCCCTGCGCCTGGGCCGAATCCTGGCGGGGCTCGCGCCGAAGGAACCGGAGGTCCATGGCCTCGTCGCCTTGATGGAGATTCAGTCGTCCCGCTCACGAGCGCGCGTCGGGCCGAAGGGCGAGCCCGTCCTCCTGCTGGAACAGAACCGGGGCCTCTGGGACCAGCTCCTCATCCGCCGAGGCCTCGCGGCGCTCGAGCGCGCCGAGGCGCTGGGAGGCGCTCAGGGCCCCTATGCGCTCCAGGCCGCCCTCGCCGCCTGCCACGCCCGCGCGCGCACGGCCGAGGCCACGGACTGGGCACGCATCGCAGCGCTCTACGACACGCTGGCCCAGGTCGTCCCCTCCCCTGTCGTGGAGCTCAATCGGGCGGTCGCCCATTCCATGGCGTTCGGCCCGGCGGCGGGGCTGGCCCTCGTGGGCGCTTTGACCTCGGAGCCGTCACTCCAGGGATACCACCTGCTGCCCAGCGTCCGCGGAGACCTGCTCGCCAAGCTGGGCCGGCTCGACGAGGCCCGCGCGGAGTTCGAGCAGGCCGCCGCCCTCACGGCGAACGCGCGAGAACGCGCGCTGCTCCTCGAACGGGCCGCCGCCTGCGCGCGCGGAAGCGGACGTTCCTGA
- a CDS encoding reverse transcriptase family protein has translation MSERHVVAQALASAFLAGPWMLKGLVERGTEVVGGRAPWVSSLARSAMIFFPRPPHARMELLGDLLASRPAFMRGFTDPSARARIVRWISSEPRMARQPWPVPSLSTQAELAEWLGVTGAQLDWLADVPGIERTSSPGRWRRYRYTWIPKRSGGERLLERPGLDLVLVQRKLLHDILDHIPPHDAAHGFVAGRSVRRFAEPHARQAVVVRVDIEDFFFAVRPARIWAVFRTAGYPDGVVRALAGLCTNRTPSAVVSQARRPDSLADASTRWRLARRLESRHLPQGAPTSPALANLAAYRLDVRLSALAEAMGARYTRYADDMAFSGGDALARRTHKLLRYVSQILREEGFTPRTGKTRVMHRSTQQRLAGVVVNDHPSIRRVDYERLKAILHLCRTRGPASQNTEGHPDFRAHLLGRIAWVAHLHPARGAKLRATFDQIAWD, from the coding sequence ATGAGCGAGCGGCACGTCGTGGCTCAGGCGCTCGCGTCCGCGTTTCTCGCGGGGCCATGGATGCTCAAGGGGCTCGTTGAAAGGGGCACGGAGGTCGTCGGAGGACGGGCGCCTTGGGTGTCGTCCCTGGCTCGCAGCGCGATGATCTTCTTCCCGCGTCCGCCGCATGCGCGGATGGAGTTGCTCGGGGACTTGTTGGCTTCGCGCCCCGCGTTCATGCGGGGCTTCACAGACCCTTCGGCGCGTGCGCGCATCGTGCGTTGGATTTCGTCCGAGCCGCGGATGGCGCGGCAGCCGTGGCCCGTGCCGTCGCTGTCGACCCAAGCCGAACTCGCGGAGTGGTTGGGGGTGACAGGGGCGCAACTGGACTGGCTGGCGGATGTACCGGGCATCGAGCGCACGTCCTCGCCAGGGCGGTGGCGGCGCTACCGGTACACCTGGATTCCGAAGCGCAGCGGCGGTGAGCGCCTGTTGGAGCGGCCGGGATTGGACCTGGTGCTGGTCCAGCGCAAGCTGCTCCACGACATTCTGGACCACATCCCGCCGCACGACGCGGCGCATGGCTTCGTCGCGGGGCGGAGCGTTCGTCGTTTCGCGGAGCCTCACGCACGGCAGGCCGTCGTGGTGCGAGTGGACATCGAGGACTTCTTCTTCGCGGTGCGGCCCGCGCGAATCTGGGCGGTGTTCCGCACGGCGGGATATCCGGACGGCGTAGTGCGCGCGCTCGCGGGCCTCTGCACGAACCGCACACCCAGCGCGGTGGTGTCGCAGGCGCGGCGGCCGGATTCACTCGCCGATGCGAGCACGCGCTGGCGTCTGGCGCGGAGGCTCGAATCGCGTCACCTGCCACAGGGGGCGCCCACGTCACCCGCGCTGGCCAACCTCGCGGCGTACCGGCTCGACGTCCGGCTGTCGGCGCTCGCCGAGGCGATGGGCGCGCGGTACACGCGATACGCGGATGACATGGCGTTCTCGGGTGGTGACGCATTGGCCCGGCGCACGCACAAGTTGCTGCGGTACGTGAGCCAGATTCTCCGGGAGGAGGGCTTCACGCCGCGCACAGGGAAGACGCGGGTGATGCACCGGAGCACCCAGCAGCGGCTCGCGGGCGTGGTGGTGAATGATCATCCTTCGATTCGCCGTGTGGACTACGAGCGGCTGAAGGCCATTCTCCACCTGTGCCGCACACGAGGCCCCGCGAGTCAGAACACCGAGGGCCATCCCGACTTCCGAGCGCATCTGCTGGGACGCATCGCCTGGGTAGCGCACCTGCATCCAGCCCGGGGCGCGAAACTGCGCGCCACTTTCGACCAGATTGCGTGGGACTGA
- a CDS encoding restriction endonuclease: MTANKRLWFIRAGRDAAFFDAFKAEGHVGIGWDKVGPLAPDLSADELEARFAKAYPEDKEGTRRVWAAQVRRFMRDVEQGDSAVTYDPNERVYLLGRIESGVENRAGPPPLVRRVRWTHHVLRNQLSAATRNGLGSIATLFRPSAEATAELWAQAVELERPVASLAPTPAPAVDSDEGTEAVLREEQFEKAEQFIEDRIARLNWSEMQELVAGILRAMGYRTRVAAPGADRGVDIFASPDGLGLQEPRIFCEVKHRVGESMNSQSIRAFLGGRKQGDRCLYVSTGGFTKDARYEADRSSVPLRLLTLSDLRELLVEQYENLDAETRALVPLKKLYWPVG; the protein is encoded by the coding sequence GTGACTGCCAACAAGCGCCTGTGGTTCATCCGTGCGGGCCGCGATGCCGCGTTCTTCGATGCCTTCAAGGCGGAAGGGCACGTCGGCATCGGATGGGACAAGGTCGGCCCGCTCGCGCCAGACTTGAGCGCGGATGAGCTTGAAGCCCGGTTCGCCAAGGCATATCCGGAGGACAAGGAAGGCACCCGACGAGTCTGGGCGGCCCAGGTCCGCCGGTTCATGCGCGATGTTGAGCAAGGCGACAGCGCGGTGACTTACGACCCGAACGAGCGCGTCTACCTACTGGGGCGCATCGAATCGGGCGTCGAAAACCGCGCCGGGCCGCCTCCGCTTGTCCGCCGCGTTCGCTGGACGCACCACGTCCTGCGAAACCAGTTGAGCGCGGCGACTCGCAACGGCCTCGGCTCCATCGCCACATTGTTTCGGCCCAGCGCGGAAGCCACCGCGGAACTCTGGGCGCAAGCCGTGGAACTGGAACGTCCCGTAGCGTCCCTGGCGCCCACGCCGGCCCCTGCCGTGGACAGCGACGAGGGCACTGAAGCGGTGCTCCGGGAGGAGCAGTTCGAAAAGGCCGAACAATTCATCGAGGACCGTATCGCAAGGCTGAACTGGAGCGAGATGCAGGAACTCGTCGCGGGCATCCTCCGCGCCATGGGCTACCGCACGCGCGTCGCCGCACCTGGCGCGGACCGAGGTGTCGACATCTTCGCTTCGCCAGACGGGCTGGGCCTCCAGGAACCCCGCATCTTTTGTGAGGTGAAGCACCGCGTGGGCGAGTCCATGAACTCCCAGTCGATTCGTGCGTTTCTCGGGGGCCGCAAGCAGGGCGACCGATGCCTCTACGTCAGCACGGGCGGGTTCACCAAGGATGCGCGTTATGAAGCAGACCGCTCCTCGGTTCCCCTCCGACTTCTCACGCTCTCCGACCTTCGTGAGCTTCTGGTCGAGCAGTACGAGAACCTCGACGCGGAGACACGGGCGCTGGTCCCCCTGAAAAAGCTCTACTGGCCCGTCGGGTAG